Proteins encoded within one genomic window of Glycine soja cultivar W05 chromosome 1, ASM419377v2, whole genome shotgun sequence:
- the LOC114375568 gene encoding uncharacterized protein LOC114375568, whose translation MVGRGRDHNRDVLNRITAVLETLVQERDVEPAEYQGLMAFRKNHPSKFSGDYDPEGARLWLAETEKIFEAMGCLEEHKVPYATFMLQGEAENWWKFVKPTLVAPEGVIPWNAFKDKFLGNYFPRDLRKQKAREFLDLKQGKFNELLQYWPQYQDARNEEDLCAQFENGLRLEIQQAVSCRLQISINW comes from the coding sequence ATGGtaggacgtggtagggatcatAACCGTGATGTCCTCAACCGCATCAcagctgtgctggaaactctagtgcaggaacgtgatgtggagccggcaGAGTATcagggactcatggctttccgtaagaaccacccgtCGAAGTTCAGTGGGGACTATGATCCAGAGGGTGCTAGGTTATGGTTAGCTGAGACTgagaagattttcgaggcgatgggttgcctcgaggagcataaggtccctTATGCGACGTTCATGCTCCAAGGAGAAGCTGAGAactggtggaagttcgtgaaacCTACATTAGTAGCACCTGaaggcgtgattccttggaatgccttcaaggacaaattcctaGGCAACTATTTTCCACGAGATCTCAGAAAGCAAAAGGCGAGGGAATTTTTGGATTTGAAGCAGGGCAAATTTAATGAACTTCTACAGTactggcctcaataccaagatgctcggaacGAAGAGGActtatgtgctcagtttgagaatgggcttcgatTGGAGATTCAACAGGCAGTTAGCTGCAGATTACAGATTTCAATCAACTGGTGA